A genome region from Ficedula albicollis isolate OC2 chromosome 23, FicAlb1.5, whole genome shotgun sequence includes the following:
- the EIF3I gene encoding eukaryotic translation initiation factor 3 subunit I codes for MKPILLQGHERSITQIKYNREGDLLFTVAKDPIVNVWYSVNGERLGTYNGHTGAVWCVDADWDTRHVLTGSADNSCRLWDCETGKQLALVKTSSAVRTCGFDFGGNIIMFSTDKQMGYQCFVSFFDLRDPSQIENNEPYMKIPCSDSKITSAVWGPLGEFIIAGHENGELNQFSAKSGEQLSNIKEHTKQINDIQTSRDMTMFITASKDNTAKLFDCTSLEHLKTFRTERPVNSAALSPIFDHVVLGGGQEAMDVTTTSTRIGKFEARFFHLAFEEEFGRVKGHFGPINSVAFHPDGKSYSSGGEDGYVRIHYFDPQYFEFEFEA; via the exons ATG AAGCCgatcctgctgcagggccatGAGCGCTCCATCACTCAGATCAAATACAACCGCGAGGGAGACCTGCTCTTCACCGTGGCCAAGGATCCT ATTGTCAATGTTTGGTATTCGGTGAATGGGGAGAGGTTGGGGACCTACAATGGGCACACGGGAGCTGTGTGGTGTGTGGATGCCGACT GGGACACCAGGCACGTCCTCACCGGCTCTGCAGACAACAGCTGTCGCCTCTGGGACTGTGAGACAG ggaagcagctggcCCTGGTGAAGACCAGCTCGGCCGTGAGGACGTGCGGCTTCGACTTTGGAGGGAACATCATCATGTTCTCCACGGACAAGCAGATGGGATACCAGTGCTTCGTCAGCTTCTTCGACCTGCGGGACCCCAGCCAGATTG agAACAACGAGCCCTACATGAAGATTCCCTGCAGTGATTCCAAAATCACCAGCGCCGTGTGGGGCCCGCTCGGGGAGTTCATCATCGCTGGCCACGAGAATGGGGAGCTCAACCAGTTCAGTGCCAAG TCAGGGGAGCAGCTGTCCAATATCAAGGAGCACACCAAGCAAATCAACGACATCCAGACCTCCCGGGACATGACCATGTTCATCACTGCTTCCAAGGACAACACAGCCAAG CTCTTTGACTGCACATCCCTGGAGCACCTGAAGACGTTCCGGACGGAGCGGCCCGTGAATTCTGCTGCCCTTTCCCCCATTTTTGACCAT gtggTGCTGGGTGGAGGCCAGGAGGCCATGGATGTGACCACGACCTCCACCAGGATTGGCAAATTCGAGGCCAG GTTCTTCCACTTGGCTTTTGAGGAGGAGTTTGGCAGAGTCAAGGGGCACTTTGGGCCCATCAACAGCGTCGCCTTCCACCCTGATGGCAAGAG CTACAGCAGTGGGGGTGAGGATGGCTACGTCCGCATCCACTACTTCGATCCCCAGTACTTCGAGTTCGAGTTTGAAGCCTGA
- the TMEM234 gene encoding transmembrane protein 234, whose product MATAAQAAALVAVAALWGGSGPFLRAAAAGMEELRGRGRLGQLLAELRFLSLNRQYLVPFVLNQAGSLLFYLTLASTDLSLAVPLCNSLALVVTLVTGKILGEDIGGKRAVAGMLLTLLGVSLCVAGA is encoded by the exons ATGGCGACCGCGG CACAGGCCGCGGCTCTGGTGGCGGTGGCCGCGCTGTGGGGCGGCAGCGGCCCCTTCCTGCGGGCGGCAGCGGCGGGCATGGAGGAACTGCGGGGCCGCGGCCgcctgggacagctgctggcagagctgcgCTTCCTCAGCCTCAACCGCCAG TACCTGGTGCCCTTTGTGCTGAACCAGGCTGGATCCCTCCTCTTCTACCTCACCTTGGCCTCCACAg ACCTGTCCCTGGCAGTCCCACTCTGCAACTCCCTGGCTTTGGTTGTGACCTTGGTGACTGGGAAAATCCTGGGAGAGGACATTGGTGGGAAAA gagctgtggcaggaatgctgctcaccctgctgggagtgtccctgtgtgtggctggggcctga
- the IQCC gene encoding IQ domain-containing protein C, with protein sequence FGQPSPGKPLDPGDAVKNETIPKKTLKKPDPPGAERAGSFGNIPSSAPLPSGTTPKPPNLGSGADKNLEKEGRALAGSQEWDKDSVTSEWDSSHLGASPEIPADLQGLPRSELQSHRNHLLMELLWIQQAIASRKHFLMLKQKLGIPNHSGIPEFLDWCGEALEQQHKS encoded by the exons tttgggCAGCCCTCCCCAGGAAAGCCCTTGGATCCAGGGGATGCTGTAAAGAATGAGaccattcccaaaaaaaccctgaagaagCCGGATCCCCCTGGAGCAGAGCGGGCTGGGAGCTTTGGGAACATcccctcctcagcccctctgcccagtgggacaaccccaaaacccccaaatttggGGTCTGGTGCTGATAAAAacctggaaaaggagggaagagccctggcagggagccAGGAGTGGGACAAGGACAGCGTGACCTCGGAATGGGACAGCAGCCACCTCGGAGCCAGCCCAG AAATCCCAGCAGACCTGCAGGGCCTTCCCCGCTCAGAGCTGCAATCCCACAGGAACCATctgctgatggagctgctgtggatCCAACAGGCCATTGCCAGCAGGAAACAC TTCCTGATGCTGAAACAGAAGCTGGGAATTCCCAACCACTCTGGAATTCCTGAGTTTTTGGATTGGTGTGGAgaagctctggagcagcagcacaagtcCTGA
- the CCDC28B gene encoding coiled-coil domain-containing protein 28B → MPTPCSPRRTSKERARAGAGGSRGAPLQHSFLTDVSDVCEMEGGLLGLLSDFHSGKLQAFGKECSFEQLEHVREMQEKLARLHFGLDVCVEELPQEQKKAAADRNLDQLLAHLEELSSSIQKLHLAESSDPEDAAP, encoded by the exons ATGCCAACGCCGTGTTCCCCGCGCAGGACGAGCAAGGAGCGGGCGCGGGCGGGCGCGGGGGGGTCCCGGGGGGCCCcgctgcagcacagcttcctCACCGATGTGTCCGATGTGTGCGAGATGGAGGGGGGGCTGCTCGGCCTCCTCAGCGACTTCCACTCGGGAAAACTGCAGGCGTTCG GGAAGGAGTGCTCCTTCGAGCAGCTGGAGCACGTGCGGGAGATGCAGGAGAAGCTGGCCCGGCTGCACTTCGGGCTGGACGTGTGCGtggaggagctgccccaggagcagaagAAGGCGGCGGCCGACAGGAACCTGGACCAGCTTCTGGCACAC CTGgaagagctcagcagctccat ACAGAAGCTGCACCTGGCCGAGAGCTCGGACCCCGAGGACGCTGCGCCCTGA